CCCTGTTGCTCGCAAGTTAAAGGGAAGGGCCGAAACCCCGAAGTTTCTGTCCCTGATACTTTCAGTCCTGGAGCATCCTAATGATCCATCTAAGCTCTGGAGCTGAACCAAGAAAGGTTAACATATTTCTCAGTAACATTTAGAAAATCTAAGCCAACAAAATGCTATACAAATTAGATTTATCTACTGAGATGTCTCTCCACAGAGTTTGCTTACTTTTCTCCAGCTAGCATGGTGAAGTCAGGAGTTACAATGACACCCCAGCGCACAACTATAACCCCTAAACAAAGTGTAGGCTATGCAAACTAATATATGCAGACAATGCATATCCACAACTCCTATTTTTGCAGTATGCGGTGCAAGAACAAAAGTGTAGGTGGCTCATGAAAGCATAGCGGCAGTTTCTTATGGGTAGCGGCAACAACTAAAGTGTAGCAGTACTGCTAGGCTGCTACAGTATAGGAtatatattgtgtttttgaaAAACCGAAAAAGTATTGCAATATGAAATATGGCTGAAGTCAGGCGTAGTCATTTCTAGTACACCCCTACAAGGTAGCAAAATGTTTGTTAATCCAGCCGTATATAAATATGAAataaggttaaaaaaaaaaggaaaaagattttaaaaaaaataaagacatcACACATATCTAAATATTGATGCTCCACCACTCACAAATGCATGTGTTATGTGAAAAGATAAAACACAGTTTACTCCACTGTACACTCTGTGGAGGCACCTGAGAGGCCAGGGCAGATGGGAGGACTGGACTTCACTACCTTAGCTGTGCTGCACTCCTCCTGTAGGGTGGTCAGTCTCAGCTGATAGGATCCTGACGTCCTCTGATGCTGCTCAGCCGAAGCCTTCAGCTGCCCCTGCAGTCGGTGACGCTCAGCTGTTAGCTCACTGCACTGAATCTGCAATCAGACAGGTGCATGCATAAAACACTCATCCATAGTCCCTGTATAGTTCAGAAGGATTCAACGGTCTTGATGAAATCTCTAAAACCAAGTGGGAGTGTGGTCTGTACTTTACTTTATAGCCTTCCAGTTGTTGTTGGTGTGCCTCCAGTTCTCCCTTCAAAGCAGCATTGGAAAGCATCTGAGAAGCTTCCTGCAACAATACATACATCAGCATCAGTGCAACTGGGCCGTGACACAGATCAAACCTCATTAATAATAAGCACATGAATGGAGGTGTGGAGAGATCTGTGGAGGGAGCTTGGGCTACGTAGTAGAGCGAGCGACTCACATTTTTCTTGGCATCAGCCAAATCCTTCTTTGTTTTCACCAGCAGCTGTTTCATCTTGGATGATTTCTCTTCCCCTTGGTCTACCTGGGACTTCAGGGATTCTAGGGGAGCCATTAACAGAGTAAAATGCATCTGACACATTATAGAAAGCTTTTGATCTCATGTCCAGGTCACATAACCCATTCAGATTGCACTGTGTTCTTGGCAAATGCAAACTTCATAGGTGATGACAGACTGTTCAGTAAAAATGATCAATGAGGAGTTCTGAGATTTGAGGCTGCCTCACCGATCTCCTCGCTCaggctttcctctctctttttctgggTCTGTAGCTGCCTTCCCAGATCCTCAATCTTGgtgtctttctctgtgatcttAGTGTTGAGCTCTTTAACCAGGCGCTCATAGTCGGCCATTTCCATGTCCAGGAGAGTGCTCTGCTGAGCATCCTGTGGTGATCAGAGAGGGAGGTTTATCAAAAcgtttttttgtaatttgtggATTTAGCCATTTGGAACTGTGTACTGCAAGTACTACAAAGGAACTGATTTATTCGCATTCATAAACAGGTGCACTTAAAGGGGGGAGTCCATAAAGAAAGAATCCATAAGATGCTTCACCGCAGCATTTGCTTATTCCTAAACAAACGCATTTCACTTCATGTATTATTTTGCAAAAGCCAAACATCAAACTGCAAACTATTCCGTTCATGCACACCTAAGCTATAAATTATGAACATCAACACAGACTAGCAGGTGTGTGTTATGATAACAGGACTTGCCCTGCGAAGCTGCTCGAGTTCCTGTGCagtctgctgcagctgctgcttctGTCTACGCAGCTGACTCTGGAGCTCCTCCACCTCCTTAACAGCAGACACGTGCTCCTGTTGCAAAAGAAAAGAGTTTTACTGTATTTAATCCTTAAAAGCTACTTTGGATTCAATGTTATTTCTGGAATTACATAGAGTACTCTTAAAAGTTTTCAGCACAGTAACCAGAAAACcgagaaaaataaacaaacacacaaagtggATGCAGGGCCACCAGCAGCTTTATATTTTGAGAGGCCCTCACAGACAAATTGAAGATGCATTCAGTGTCACAGACTGTCCCACTCATCTCCCCTCTGGCCCCACTGTTATTGTGGTACCTTGACTTTTTGTTCTTTTAAGAGCCTTTCTCCCTCCAGGTCCTTTTCAAGTGCACATTTGACTTTGTGCATTTCTAAAGCTTGAGCCTCCAGCTGCCTGACGTTAGTCTGCAGAGTCTCCAATCGAGCCTTCAAGTCCTCTCTCTCCGACTCAAACTGCTCATGCTGAGGGAGCGAAAGGGAAAGATTACGTGACAAGCACAAGGCACAAGAAAAAAGCCACCATAGAAAACCAAAATGacaaactatctgaaaacaaaAAGACTTGTGACCAGAGCATGTTTGGTGTGCGTTTCAGCAACCGTCCTTATCTAGGGAGATCTTGGATCAAATAACAGCCATATAGTGGCATATTCAACACAACACATCGATTCCACTCTGTAAATAGTGTTCCTGTATTAAACACTCAAATTAGGAACTACTGTGCCACTGTCTGaaacattatgttaaccaatgTCAAGAAGATAAATTCATAGCTTGTgtaaaacaaaagtaaaaaggTACTTATTCCATCTCGGTTTATTCTTAACAAGAGCTGTGGGTCGAGTTATAAGAAATACCTGCTGCATGGCAGTTTGCAGACGTTTGGTCAAATCTCCAATTTGTTTCTCCGCCCCCTCAAGCTTCTCTCGCTCCTTATCCAATAGCTCAGTCTGCTTATCATAATCCATCATGAGGTTCTGGAAATTAAATTCATGAAGTATTCATGTTATCCATACAGTATGACTGGATGTGAATAGAGGCAAAAATGAGGCAACCAATACATGTTTGTTTAATAGCAGCGGAATAAGCATCAACCTGCAGAACTAAAGTGTGGCTTGCATGGATTCCTTTCATTGATAGGTGTTGCTGGAATACGATATTTCTTCTACTACAGACAACGCATTAAGCCTCATAATTAGGGATCCAACATCTACGTATCTCCTAATAAGAATTCCAATATCTGATCTTTATTGGCTAATAAATCAGAACTAACCTGAACATTGGCCAATACCAAGTAGTGCTAGTGTAACTGACTACCACAGATTGGCTGTACTCCttaaggccatccttaaaaatatttttgtttgcagtaacagccaaaaaaaattaaaaatgggtcggtaggtaggtcaatattttttttttttcaagattcaaagtaaaaaaaaaagttcaattttggtcatggtgattacctaGGAattaatttacacaaatgtgcatatcgtgacgtaactgactgggtcttcaatccgtgccttcaggcgcaccattgcaaacctcattctgatgcaggttatatagaccagcctttctcaaacttctttgacctgaggcccggtcatggcagacttttgggtcatagggctcatctacatgtacccagaaagaaggctacaatagctcttggccacgttatattgaaatttgactatacaatactcaatgctatacagtgtattatacagtctctgctctgtttctaaggaagttccaaaaaacaacgtcgttctattaagtttcgttaaataaataaatagccttccaacaggttgaagcggagctttgataccaacgttatcgattagtttcattgaatgaatgctcataccaccacttaattgtagggctccatgtttaatgacatcgatagcagaaacgtttgttttcttttttcgtcgatccacggtttcttgatcaactgcgcagcaaattatcagatgaagcaccggtacggtgttcattttaggacatcctcagactcaggtgtcagactcagaaaaacatcggtcatcttcagacaaaacagcctcagcgtcagaaaaacttctgtcatcttcagacaaaactgcatcagcgtcagaaaaaacagactcaggtgtcagactcagaaaaacatctgtcattttcagacaaaactgcatcagcttcagaaaaacttctatcatcttcagacaaaactgcatcagcgtcagaaaaacttctgtcatcttcagacaaaactgcctcagcataagaaaaacctctgtctgagtcagacgaaaaagtctcaaatgaaaagttattgtgggtacagaagaagacgacggatacagaacggtgagtataggcctacattattctgtcactggcagggtaggaatttcacggcggccacgacggccgtggtagccccttgcgttggccgtgaagcccctttgaaaatcataggtttacaggccacggtggccttggtgcccccttctttcaatattctgctttgtgtcctactaatagcgatttttatttacgaataaaaataatctttttattataataatattttttatttacgctgtcaaaataatcttagcattcacagcgcaaattaatttagtcttttacgcagtggagaaagtgacatcgcaagaaagtgcgtccaaattcacccattcttctcagttgaactactcgcgaagtagcctattcatcacacagacatcacaagtgatgtcacatgaaagagctttttctcagcttttaaacgatgttagccgataattgctgtgttgaacggttcgcgagaaaagtaaataatataattaaatttaatcatacattctactgaaggttttgcgtccatgatctccctacccattcatctcggtggaatactttaccaacccttcttttaacacatgacaaaccacatatcagaataaacagcagaccttaccaaacataaaggtgtaaagcagtcccctgtacagttagccgttccagagtaatccagttctgaatttgcagtaaatttcgacatgcactGATGTCtacaaatttgggctttaagttttacaatgtgtttaaattgttccacatgatttcataacgggccaaatacaaaataaatgttacaaatatcgcctagatattggtaaatcagaggacagctgactaagagtttgtgaaagtagcctgatcacaaaatgctaagcatgcatctaggctatttgagtttcttaaagatgagctgtgcttaaatttaaattgttcaatacatgatttcatagcaggccaaatataaaataaatgttatatatagcctagatatctgtttttattagatgatcagatgatttacagttatatgtaatatgtcatgtttcatgtttttgtaatgtttcatacaatgatgcaggtctactgcagtgaataggctaaatacaactttgatcatttttatagcctactactggaccattatttcttacttttgctaaccgtttcccagttgtacactacctaccagtaagaaacctgcatcattatcatcacatcattattcccaaacccccataaagacaaatgtgctatgtcatgatgtaataccatataataccattatgataatacatgaaatagcaggtaccaacaacaaggcacatttctctaaataagttaagataacatctcatatcaaattaattcaacaacgctgcagttattgtcccctggggattacatttcaagtacctgtctatctttatgtctgtctattattgttgtgcaatgacaatgacaactgctaacgtTTTAAAATtgtattatatggtattacatcatggcatagcacatttgtctttatttaatacttaatacttttctgagacctgattttctgagacctgactccactttttctgacagcgttttttctgagacctgactccactttttctgacagcgttttttctgagacctgactccttagagatgtttttctgaggcagaTTGGtttgaagatgacagaagtttttctgaagctgaggcagttttgtctgaaaatgacagatgtttttctgagtctgacacctgagtctggtttttctgacgctgaggtagttttgtctgaaaatgacagatgtttttctgagtctgacacctgagtctggtttttctgacgctgaggcagttttgtctgaagatgacaggtttttctgacgctgaggcagttttgtctgaagatgaccgatgtttttctgagtctgacacctgagtctgaggatgtcctaaaatgaacaccgtacaccgggcctaatttcactccacaactccgcggaccagcagtctccatgttgcggacccaacctgactccactttttctgatagcgttttttctgagacctgactccttagagatgtttttctgaggcagaTTGGtttgaagatgacagaagtttttctgaagctgaggcagttttgtctgaaaatgacagatgtttttctgagtctgacacctgagtctggtttttctgacgctgaggcagttttgtctgaaaatgacagatgtttttctgagtctgacacctgagtctggtttttctgacgctgaggcagttttgtctgaagatgaccgatgtttttctgagtctgacacctgagtctgaggatgtcctaaaatgaacaccgtacaccgggcctaatttcactccacgactccgcggaccagcagtccccatgttgcggacccatattttgagaaatgctgaatagaccacaaccaatttcaatactccgacacggtcaccgctagactagggggagaagggatgagaaaagatctggccacagttcttccagaacttcgtaacagcgttatcagtttgtgtgaatgaaacgaagtgacatgcgtaaaaccaatggtgtagagatgacgccacaggttttttttttaagtgagccacgtttgcatgtaggtaatttatattcacaatacttgggcctactaaaataactattattttattgcatttgtattggttgtttagagtaaaaaaaaaacaatcggtaggtattaacgcaagtttacaaccggcaagtcggtcggactaaaaggggaaaaaaataaatatttgggtcggttctaaattgacagggtcggtcgggttacggcaaacgaaaatatttttaaggatggcctaatgGACAATAATTTAAACTACTTTCACAGCATAAAGTAGCTCAGGAATTTGACTTGATGATTTTATCCTGAAACTGATTTGCATGATGCTGATAAATACCTTACAGTCTTCAGCCCCATGGATAATGTCTTTCATGGAGTTGGAAACTCTGTCCCGCTCTGCTTGTAAAGCTACCACCTCTTCTTTCAATGCAAGAACCTGGGATTAGCAAAGAAACAGTATGCTTGGGTAAAACCTGTTTACAAAAACTGTGACAATTTAGGTCAACAACTCtatgcatatgcacatgcatacacatataaTATTTCACTGCTACAAATATCCTTATATGGCAGAGAATTTGTTTTAATTTGATCACACCAGATCCGCTGTTTGTAACTGTcttgcctaacaacgccccaaACTTGTGCTCTTGAAATCAATAAAAAGTTTATCACGAAACAACAGATGTCTCACCTCCTTTTTGCTATTATCCAGTTCTTTTCTGGCCTTCAAAGCCACCACTTTGATTTTGTTCATCCTCTCGTCCTTTTCTTTGCTCTCCTTTTCCAGTATTGCTAAAGGGAAGGACAATAATGACCACAGGTGATATAAAGCATTTAAAAATGCATTAATCATTGAATTATTTATGACGGAATTTCATTCACGTGGGCCCTGTTCACACATGGCATTAAAATGCAGGTGTGTACACAACATGCTTTGAGGACACATTGAGATCCAATTGCTCAGACCACACTCGGAGACCACAAAGGTCACTTTTTAACACTAGTGTTTCCTAGGGTCACACTGAGGGACTACCTACTCAACTGACATCCTCTGTATACAGTAAGTGGAGGTATGCAATCATTCATGCACTCATGTGCAAATGGcattattaaaaataaaatatatatatatatatattattattatattatatgtattgtttttgttgtaaTTTACCACAGACTAGGCCTGGAAAGAGTATTGCTGCCTCCCACCTGTTAATAACAATGACACAATTGGTCTTTGCAAACAGAAATGATTGGGGAAGTAAGATCCGATCACAAGTGGTACAGTAATGCCAGGTGTGAACTGACATACTTAGAGCGGTCCAGTGTTGTGATCGGATCAGCCAAGATACTGTACATGACACATGCCAGATGTAAACAGGCCGTTCTGTAGATACAAACCTATTTTCTCAGTGTACTCCTTCATGCTTTCTTCACTGGTGGTATCACTGTGAGTCGATTTCTGAAAAGAGAGGGTGAAACTGAGGCTGAGTATCTATGTACTGTAGGAGATTTGTCTTTAAAAAGCTCTTTCAAGAAACTGCACTAACAAAATAGTCAGATGTAATGATGCACAACTGAGCGTTTGAAATTTTGTCAGAAGCACTAACCTGTAAAATAGCCATATCCTCTCTCAGCTGCTTCAGAAGGGAGTCTTTCTCTGTCAGCAGCTGCTGGAGCTCCTTTCTCTCAATATTGATTTTATCCAAGATCTTCTCGTTTCCCCCTGACGTTCCATCATGTTCTCTGGCTGACAACTTCTCAGATGCTTCAGCAATTTGAGCAAGCAGCTCTTGGTTTTCCACTCTGATCTTTTCATTCACAGTCTTCATTTCAGAAAGATCTCTCTGTAAGGCTTCTACATCAGACACAACCTCATCAAGATTGCCCTTTAATAAGCTCTTCTCACGACTGAGGTCCTCTACGTGAGCCTGGAGTTCAACCTGAGTGTGGGCGCTCTGTTGCTtaaatctctccatctcttctgtCAGTTCTGCTACCCTGTCGGTCAGATCAAGTTTTTCCTGTTGTGCCATTGCTATGACAGCATCTAAAATACCAGCAAGATCCTTGTCATCTGTGCATACATCCCAGTTATTTTGTTCAAGTAAGTTCATGATATGACCATAAGATTCCGAGAGTTTTGTCTCAATGGCATTCTTGTCCATTTTTAGTGCTTCCTGCTCATCTGACATAATCTGAAGGCTCTTTTGAAGATTATCCCTTTCTTCATTCGATATGCTAATGGCTTCTGATTTCAGGTTGTTGATAAGATCTTGGGACTGCTTTCCTTTTTCCTGAAGAGCAGCAAGCTCCTCCAGAGCCGCTTCAAGATGGCTACGCTGCTCATCCTTCTCGGAGATGGCCAGAGAGAGTTTGCTCTTCAAATCTGTCACTAGTGTGCCAATGCTCTCCTTTTCAGTTAAGGCACTTTCAAGAGCTGATGATAGTTCATCTAGCCTACACTGCATCCCTTCCTTTTCCTTGGATATGCTTTCAAAACTGTAAGAGACCACTGATTTCTCTGATCTCTCCAAATCATAGTCTTCTCTAAGTTTAGCCAATTCTGCCTGTGCGGTCTCTAAACACTGTTGAAGATTGTTTTTGTCTGATGATGCCACATCCAGTATCTCTTTCAGCTCCACCACAGCAGTCTCTTTTTGGTGAAGCTGGTACAGAACTTCTTCATTTTGCTTTTGCAAAGCATCTGAGGAGATCTTGAGGTCCTCCAATGACTTTACTGTAAGTTGAAGGCTCCCAACTTGCTCCAGTAAGCTGTCTCGCTCACTGCATGTCACCCTCAGTTTCTCTTGTAAATCCTGAACAGTAGATGCACTTTGCTCCTTCATGGCATCATACTGCTTTAAAAAGTCACCTGTTTTTTCTCCTAGCTCTAACTCAAAACTCGTCAGAATTTCCTGGGTGTGCTTGCACTCTTCAATGGCACAATTCTTCTCAACAGACAGTTGCTCGCACCTGTTTCTTAGCGCCTGCATTTCTTGGGCCAGTGTCTCTTTatccattttgttttgtgagaGCAGCTTTTTTTCAAGTGCATGTAATTCGGTCTTGTGAAGTTCTTTCAAGTCTTGAACCTCTTGTTCCTGCTGATCAATTGTCATATCACCTCCCTCATTAGTGATGTGAAGGTTTTCCATATTTTTCTCTAAAGTTTTTGCACCATCATCTTTGGTCATTTGAAGTTCATCAATCTTGAACTCAAGTTCTTCTTTCTCCAGTTGGAATTCCTGTCTCATGTGATTTAGATCAGATTCCAGCTCTATTTTCACATTACGTAGGTATGTGAGTTCATCTTGAAACAAGGTGTTCTGGGCCTGCAAGTCTTCTAAGTTTGTCTTCAGTTGACTCACCTCATCATTCTGGTCATCTGCACCTGAGAAATTCAACATTTTACAGACTAATGGATCTTTAAGTGCCCCATGTCTGTTagggtcctcctcctcctcctgcacatCTTGCAGATAATTTTCCTTCATTGCAAGCTGCTCTGAAAGCTCATCCTGGAGAGATAAGAGTcgctctctttccatctcaaaGTCTGCTGCATTCTCCTCCAGCTGCAACATCAAGTCTCTGACCTCTTCTTCATGTAGCTGGCGAACGTTTGCCAACTGCCCCTGGAGGTCTTCCAGTTCACGGTGGGACTCTGAGAGTGCCTTTAAGTGATCCTCTCGGAGCCTTTCAGTCTCAGCAagcctctttttcttctctacCTCTAGCTCCTTCTGAAAGCCAGTTATCTTATCCTCATAGCTTTTGTGAATTTCTTCTAGATTGGTCTTCAATTTGTCAATTTCCTcttgtttatgtttttcatttttctgtTCATCTTGTCTTTTGTCCTTCATGAGCTGTTGAACTTTTTCAAGGTCTTCTCTGTGTTTAGCTTCTGCTGTTTCAATTACTTTTTGTAGAGCATCAAGTTTTGTTGAGTGCTCATTCTGTGCTTGATCCAGCTTTTCTTGAAGTTTTGCCATTGCCTCAACATAATCCTGTAAATATAAAtaccattaaaaaaaatctgacatagtatacagtatgtcatcTTCACAAAATGACAAATAATTTGCCACTTTGTAACTGCATTCAGTCTGTGCTGCTTTCCAAAATGGAAGGTATGAGACTTTTTCTTTACCTGTGCCTGCTTTTTAACACTTTCATTTTCTTTGCGAAGAAGGACCAGGCTCTGCTGTGTTTCTGCTTTCTCCAGAAGAACCATATCCATCCTCTCTGTCAATTCctgtttacacacatgcattgtTTACTTACTAATCAAACTTCGAAATCACAACCTAATGACCTATGTGATGTACAA
The sequence above is a segment of the Alosa sapidissima isolate fAloSap1 chromosome 2, fAloSap1.pri, whole genome shotgun sequence genome. Coding sequences within it:
- the LOC121685268 gene encoding GRIP and coiled-coil domain-containing protein 2, encoding MEQEPNPESITSPSGQGPGKSKLDTLSKEDLIKYAKKQIALMQRMKSKCSDLEKEVDTLKAQKNSDSDDSIIKELTERMDMVLLEKAETQQSLVLLRKENESVKKQAQDYVEAMAKLQEKLDQAQNEHSTKLDALQKVIETAEAKHREDLEKVQQLMKDKRQDEQKNEKHKQEEIDKLKTNLEEIHKSYEDKITGFQKELEVEKKKRLAETERLREDHLKALSESHRELEDLQGQLANVRQLHEEEVRDLMLQLEENAADFEMERERLLSLQDELSEQLAMKENYLQDVQEEEEDPNRHGALKDPLVCKMLNFSGADDQNDEVSQLKTNLEDLQAQNTLFQDELTYLRNVKIELESDLNHMRQEFQLEKEELEFKIDELQMTKDDGAKTLEKNMENLHITNEGGDMTIDQQEQEVQDLKELHKTELHALEKKLLSQNKMDKETLAQEMQALRNRCEQLSVEKNCAIEECKHTQEILTSFELELGEKTGDFLKQYDAMKEQSASTVQDLQEKLRVTCSERDSLLEQVGSLQLTVKSLEDLKISSDALQKQNEEVLYQLHQKETAVVELKEILDVASSDKNNLQQCLETAQAELAKLREDYDLERSEKSVVSYSFESISKEKEGMQCRLDELSSALESALTEKESIGTLVTDLKSKLSLAISEKDEQRSHLEAALEELAALQEKGKQSQDLINNLKSEAISISNEERDNLQKSLQIMSDEQEALKMDKNAIETKLSESYGHIMNLLEQNNWDVCTDDKDLAGILDAVIAMAQQEKLDLTDRVAELTEEMERFKQQSAHTQVELQAHVEDLSREKSLLKGNLDEVVSDVEALQRDLSEMKTVNEKIRVENQELLAQIAEASEKLSAREHDGTSGGNEKILDKINIERKELQQLLTEKDSLLKQLREDMAILQKSTHSDTTSEESMKEYTEKIAILEKESKEKDERMNKIKVVALKARKELDNSKKEVLALKEEVVALQAERDRVSNSMKDIIHGAEDCKNLMMDYDKQTELLDKEREKLEGAEKQIGDLTKRLQTAMQQHEQFESEREDLKARLETLQTNVRQLEAQALEMHKVKCALEKDLEGERLLKEQKVKEHVSAVKEVEELQSQLRRQKQQLQQTAQELEQLRRDAQQSTLLDMEMADYERLVKELNTKITEKDTKIEDLGRQLQTQKKREESLSEEIESLKSQVDQGEEKSSKMKQLLVKTKKDLADAKKNEASQMLSNAALKGELEAHQQQLEGYKIQCSELTAERHRLQGQLKASAEQHQRTSGSYQLRLTTLQEECSTAKAELAATTSEFESYKVRVHNVLKQQKNKSSAQNDSDVTKQEREHMESMLEQLTSRLQDTQHNLQASSAELQQLQTEHDTLLERHNKILQETVVKEAELRERLLTLQSENMALKAEHAQTVSQLSSQADVLRSSFREQLRHAQDEHRGTVETLQQQLGRLENQLFQLQKESSASSTPLQQGKKLMQERRPTDLPLLELQSMAREEGEGMETTETESVSSAGTPLPSLEQLLSSPDPKHEPFVWQVEPTKEELTQKLNTATRSMEHVNGLLHETEATNAILMEQITLLKSEVRRLERNQEREKSVANLEYLKNVLLQFIFLRSGSERQALLPVIHTMLQLSPEEKSKLAAIAQGEEEADRSRGSGWSSYLHSWSGIR